The Homo sapiens chromosome 10, GRCh38.p14 Primary Assembly sequence CCTCCACCTCACCCACTCTCACTAGAGAAATCAGTTCACATCTGAATGTGACGCCAAGGATTTGGCGAAACAGGAACTTGGATTCATCAAAGCTGAATTCATTCGATTGAGATTCATTAACAGGCCACATCATTTAAACCCTAACTGTGTTCTATTATTTGTAAGAGTCGTACCAAGTGGTGGTCAGTTGCCAGCCTCACGTTTTAATAGTTGCAAGTGGTGCCTACGCCAGGTGGGAGGGCATCCACCTTCCTCACCAACATTCTATTTTAGAAGTAATGACTCACAATATCGTCACAAAGCTTTCACAAACTCCTCCCACACACCCACCCTGTGCAGGAAATGGGGCCATTCTTTCCAATGTACAGATCAGGATGTTGAGGCTCAGATTAAGCTACATTAATTACCCAAACTCACCCAGCTAAAATGTGTGAGCTGAAACAAACCCAGGTCTTTCCAAATCCCAGCTCTTTTTTTCTAGGACACTGTATTCTGAAAGGCCCTAATTTGTCACCTCTCTGATTTAAAGGCTTGGCTAATGAATACATGTTGCTGTAAAAACTGTTAAGTGCTATATAAATACAGATCCCTTTGTGGCTGCGAGCAAGCCTTGGTCTACAATCAATCTTCGATACTCAAAGTACACGTACTGTTACATTATGAAGCAGCACCTTCCATTTCTCTGTACCCAGGTTTCCATCGTTCCTTCTACCTTCTCCATCCCCTTTCCTGGACCTTCCTCCTCCACCCAGGCTTACCTATAAACATTGATGTTCTGCAACACTCAGGCCGGGAGtgttctctctgttttctctcaTCATCTCATCTAGTATGATGACTTCAAATTCCACCTCTCTGCAGGTGACACCCGGAATTACATCCCCAGTTGTGAATATTCCTCTGAGCTTTAGATGCCACGTCAAATGACCTGGGACACCTTTTGTACATCTGCATGACAACCGAACTGGTGATTTCCGACCGCTCCTCCGTTCCTGCTCTGGTCCATCCCATCTCAGTGTTAAAGCACTGCCGAGAAACCTCGATCAGTTAGCCCTCATTTCCCTCCCCATCTCGGGAGGTCCCGTCCGTTTTCTGGGTTAattccaaaataatcttgaatacTAATCCCCTGGTGCTGTCAGTCCAGCCCATTTCCTTTCCTGTCAACAGCCTCCTAACTGCTCTTGCCTCGCTTCTTAACTCCCTACAACCTGTTCTCCATACTTCAGCCAAAGGATCTTTCCAGAGTGATCTTGAAACAGATCATACCATTCCCCggcttaaaacccttcagtgaATCTTCTGTGTACCTGGAATAGAATCAAGTCCCTCTGCCCCTCTCCTTCCACTCCCACTCTCAGCCACCAGCTCCAGCCTTACTGATGGGCAGTTCCTCAGCCTCGAATGCTCCGGCACATTTGGAAGGTTTGTGCCTTCAAGTCTAAGAGAGGTCTTCCTTGACCACCCCGCCTAAAGAGGgtttctcccctttccccacttttCTCTGCCTCCATGCCTATTTCCTGCATTGTGCTCTATCACAAtgtgcattttcatttttcctgttgGCCCCTAACCCAGGTTTTGGCATGTGGTAGGTTCTCAATAGACACTTGGTGACCAAACAAATATTTCATATCTTATTTCTGAAGACTTGAAACACTTTTGCAAAAACTTCTGttcctcctttctcctgcttCTGGCTCCCAGGAGTCATGTAGAAGAGACCAGAACCGCAACTTTGCCATTCTCAGCTTCTGTTGCCTTCAGCAGGACCCAGAGTCCCACAAAGAGATGAGAGCATGAGGAAGGTGTGGGGTGCTCAGGAAACACCAACAATGCACCTAGCTACACTCTATCCTCCCTGATGTGAATTCATCTAaatgtaaatattcattaaaatagaaatattggcTTCTCTCTGGACATGGAACAGATCAGAGCTAAGCAATAACTGAGTTCAGACCGGGGTAGCAGGATCCTGATGGGGAAGCCTAGGTTGGGGCCACTATGACCCTGGATCCCTTTTGGCCTGCATCTCTTTCCCAAGAGCTGGAATATGGTCCTCTCACACCCAAGTATGAGTCACTAAGCAATTCCATCATCCGTAGTCGTCATACACCCAGTATTGCTCTCTCCCTCACAGCCACATGAGTTGTGACTGATACACCCAATCTCTGTCCAGTTCAGGACTGTCGCGCTTTCAGAGGGAACATGTCCCCCTTCTCTGTCTTAGCACCAGGACATACCAGTTCACTGCACATTTCTATTTCTGTATCATCTCTGCCTTTTTGCTTTGCGACCCCTTTGCAATGTTTCAGGTTTCAAAATGTATTAGAAGACCAGTGCTCTTACCATGAGGGAGTCCCCGGGGAATGCCCCCCCAAGCCCTGTGTGCATGTTAACATGAGGGCCTTGGCTCCTCCTGGGCCAAGGCGACTCTCAGAGCAGACTCAGGGCAGTCCCAGGAAGCCAGGCCTAGCCACAGGGGCACAAAAGCAGGGCATATCCCCAAAGGTCACAGGGTGACTCTCAGGTGGCTTACACTTCTGCTGAGGCCCTGGACTCTCTCCTCCACCCATCAATAACTTCCTCTTTCATTCTGCTGAAAACTACAACCAAACTGAAGAACCGGGCCCCTTTTCGTTTTTTCCTAGAAGGCCTTTATCACATTCTGGTTTCTCCAGGCCATTTCCATGCCTGGTCCTTGACGGCCGGCATCTCCAACAGCAGCAACTCTCTTTGGTTTCTGTCTGGTTTGGGATTCCTGGCCCTGGAAGCTGTCACTACCCGCTTCATGTCTGCTGCCGTTTTCTCCTTCAGAGTGGAAATCACgcagccatcgtgcctggcttaGCTCTCAGGGAGGCAAACTCCACACCTGAGCTTACCTGGCTGCCCCATCGTCCCATTCCACAGCAGACAacaatttgcaaatactttctgcTATGACTGAAAAGCAGCTCGTGTTGCTTTGACTAGAACCCACGTGAAAAGAGCCTCCCTGAGGTCCCCGCTAGAGAGGGTCTCctccctttttttccccaaaattagaAAGTCAAACTCCTACTTGTCCAAACTCACCACAATTCATTGAATTTTTCTGAGTAGTGGCAGCCCTGGCTAAGAGTCTGAGGAGCCCTGCGTCCCTTGGGAAAGTGGGGGAAGCCTAAAGCAGGGGCCTCTGTACAGAGGTTCAggacccctccccaccctgctggAGGAGCACATCTAGAGATGGTGGCGTGAGCCTAGGGGTTCCGCTGAAAAGACAAGCGGCGTGCAAGGGATGCCACAGAAACGCAGGATGCCCGGGAAGGAGCCTCCACAGCTACGCAGGCACTCCCGTGACACTGCTCACCTGGTACGGTTCTGTGGTTGGAAAagcaatttctattttaaaatactttttataagaagatgACTTTCCTTTCAGACAAAGCCAAACGTTTAATCACAACATACTGcctacacattttaaaatcttttccctcttccttctcaccaaaaaaacaaaaccaaagcagGAGACTTGGTGCAGCGTGGCATGCTCCTCTGTGACCCAGAGCCGGGGAGCCCGTCCCTCCCATTTTGCTGAGAGGCTGAGCGCTCAGCTCTGCCCGGGGGCAGCTCTGGGTCCTCCCTGTCCCCAGCACACATGGGGAAGTTGAACAAGATGGTTTGGAAGAGTCGAGCTTCGGTTTCACCATCCCTTCTCTGGAGTCCTAGGCCAGGGCTATGTTCTGCCTCTCCCCTCTGTCCCCAAGTGCCTCTGCTGGCCCTGTGAGTCGGGCCTACAGCTCCCTGCCATCCTCCTCCTCACCGTCCTGGCGCTGGGACCGTCGCCTCTGCTGCACCAGCTGCTTGTCCAGCTCCCGGAGCTGCTTCAAAAAGCCCCGGTTCGGGAGGACGCAGCGGTTCTTGGCCACTTGCTGGATGGCGTCCACCAGGGTCATGTCCTTGTGGATCATCAGGTAGGCCAGGACCAGGGTGGCTGACCGGCTGCGGCCCATGACGCAGTGAACCAGGATCTTACCTGCAGATGGAGCAGGGAGGAGAAAACCCACACTGAGGGGCAGGTGTTGGGGGCACAGGTAGGGCCCACTCCCATCCTGACTGTCACCCTCTCGCCCACAGAAAGTGACTCAGCACTGTGCCCCACAGCTGCCTCTGTAGAACGGGGACACTCTCGGTGTcttcttcatagggttgttgagaAGGCAAATAACCCTGTAAATAACTCGATTTTAGCACAATTTGTTTGTGCTAATGAATGGCTGCTGAGCTCCTACAGTGTGGCTGGGCTGCCTTTCCCCTGAGCACCATGGCCAGAAAGCAAGCACCCACTTCTTGATTGCTGTTTCGGATCTGGGGGAGGCTGGTCCCAGGTTCTCCCTGGCATGACCGCGCTCCTGGGGTGTGAACGTGTCCAGCTGGATGAATGTCCACCCCTGGCATTCAAATCCCACGGACCTTTCTGGAGGCTGCCGGGCCTCTGGCCAGCCCTGCTGATAACCAAAGCGTTTCTTCCTCTCCCAGAAAACAGGGTAATTCTTTCTGTCATGACTCAGTACTTGAAACAGATGAAAGCTGTAGTTCATTAAGCCTTTTGGGGGCCTGAATTCTGTTAAgtggcagaggggaggggagaaagagttGGAAGGgagatggagggggtgggaggagagggggaggtggagggagcaggagagaaaggggaaaaggagGGACAGAGGACACTAAGCTCTGGTAGGAGTTCCAAGAGCTGAATTTTGTTTCCAAGACTAGGgcatgaggccgggcgcggtggctcacacctgtaatcccagcactttgggaggctgaggtgggcggatcacttgaggttgggagttcaagctGGGTGAATGCACATGTGTTACTATTGGAGGAGTCAGGCCTATTGAGAAGAATCAAGGTCCAGGCAACACTTTTGTTCCTTCTTGTGGTCAGATTAGCTGAGACCCATCATGCCAGAGCACATCTCTTACCATCACAGGGGCCAGCACTATACCTGTGTTGGGCTTTTATTTCCCAACTTCTGTCAGAGCTCCTAGGGTCCCCCTGGCCAGAGCACACTTGTTGCAGTGGGAGAGATCAGCGCCCCTCTCATGCTTGGAGATACTTTTCTTCATGACTACAGTCAGAGCCCTTGAGGCATGCCTGACCACAGTTCATCTTTAGGAACAGCAGCAGCTAGTGCATACCTATGCTTGCAGGTCCTTATGTTCTCACATACAGTCAGAGCACCTGGAGCCCATGTGGttaaagcctggccaacatggcaaaactccatctctacacaaaaattagccagtcgtggtggtgcacctgtagtcccggctactcaggaggcggaggcaggagaattgcttgaacccaggagttagaggttgcagtgagctgagatcgcgccactacactccagccggggcgacagagcaagactgcatctcaagaAAAGGAAACCCAAATCCAGAATCTCTACTGCTCCTCAATTGCATGCTTTTAGGAGTGACTGGAAGGTAGGCCTCTGTCACGAAAATCAGACGTAGGCTAAGACTGTTACCCTGCACCACGCTCCGCCCCGCAGCCAGGTGTGCTCCTTGCTAAGCAGACTCCTTCCTTGCTTTCAGGAGATGCTTTCTGCCCATCTCCCATGCACTATCTGGGAACCTGCCTTTCTTAGTAACTTGCAAAGAAATTCTGGTAGAGCCCTTACTTCTTCCCAAGAGGTTCTAGGTGTGTGGAAGTTCTGAGAAACAAGGTGCAAGGTGTATTATGAACTGCCGGGGCTGGAGGGAGATAGGGCAAGAGACCCTTCCAACAGTGaaaatcggctgggcgtggtggctcatgcctctaatcccagcactttgggaagccgaggtgggtggatcacttgaggccaggaattggagaccagactggccaacatggtgaaaccctgtctctactaaaaaatacaaaaattcaccaggtgtggtggtgggcacctcccagctacctgggaggctgaaagaggagaatcgcttgaatccgggaggtggaggttgcagtgagtggagatcacgccactgcactccagcctgggtgacagagcgagattccgtctcaaaaaaacaaaaacaaaaaccaaacagtgAAAATCTGGTCGGTTAAAGCTTATTAGAAGCACCAGAGAATCAACCTCCTGCTTGAAAGCaggcttcatttatttattcatacttCCCTTAtccataatatattttaagatgcCTTCAGAAGCAGGCCATGGACTGCCAAAAGGAGAGCGTGATACTAAAGTCTGATCTTTAGCGCCTCGTGGCATTTGCCCTGGAGTTTCTTAGAAGACTTcattaaattaaaaccacactaaTTCACCTCGGAGGATGCCGAATCGGGGGCAGTTAAAGCAACCCAAGTGGGGTTCCTGTGACAGTATTTTGTGAGTACTTCTTTTTCTGATGAAGAGTGACAAATTCAGTTTTTTCAGATCCTATAACCAGCTGGCATGACTCGCCCTCCATGATATTCGGTGACCTCTTATACAGCAAAGTCACCAGGTGCTCAAAATAAGGGCAGAGGACTCTTCTGTGAGGCCTCGGTGACAGAAGGAATCCCCGCTGGTAGGCAGGTGTCCTGATGGCGCTGCCTCTGAttagctctgtgaccctgggcacCTCACTTgtcttctctgggcctctgtttgcCCAGCTGTCAGGGCAGGACCAGGGACTGGATTATCTCCGAGATATTTTAAGAGTGACTGAGGTTGCCTGGGGAGTTCTTTATAAAGGGTCAAGTCAGGGTAGTGATGGGATGGGAGAGGGCCCCAGGGGCTGATTACAGCCCACGAGTACAGCTCCACAAGGAACGCTTTTCAAAAAGAGTGAAAATGACCGGCTGTGAGAAGCCAGGTAGGGGGAATGGTGTACACTTGGCTGAAACCagtcaatgagaacaaagaacaTAGACAAGAGGAAGCAAGGAGTGATGCCTTGCTTTTTGGCCAGACTGTCTATCCACACCACTTACATAGAGAGTGTAAGAAACATACAAGTAGGTCCAGCACTAAAATGCCAAGCAGTGTCCCTTGCCTAGACACAACTGCATGTGGCAGGTGGGCTGAGCACCTGCCGTCCACTGGGTATGAAGTCTGTGGCATTGCTGCTGCTGAGCTAGCGGGCATTTTGTTTGGTTGCTCTGGCCACTCAGGGCACAGGTTACAACCTGATGGCCATTGGGTTGCTTTAGTCTGTCCTTTGCAGCATTTTAAGAAATTTCAATCTGTTGCCAAGACCTAAAAATCGAGTGATTTTATAATCCAGATTGGAGACTTCTGAAAAGTCAGATCTCCCACATTTGCACTGACTCTCACAAGACAAGCATTAGCTGAGGCTGggtggcaggtgcccctctgaagGGGTACAGGGCTCTCTGCTTAGCCACAAGTGCCCCCTACCCACACCCCTCCGCTGTACATGCAGCCATCTTCATTTGTTTACACTCTGCATGGTTCTGCAGGGTAGGCGTTTGAGCCCTGACTTGAATTATTTAGATATGCCAGTGCAAAGGTGCTGAGAGCAGAGCCTACCCTGCCATCTCCAGTGGGGTCATGTCCTGCTCCCCATCCCTAGCCATCTGGTCGAGTCCCGGCACCCCCATCCATTCATTCTATCCCACTCATAGTCTCTGATCCAAGTATCTACTCTCCTCCGTTGGCCCTTTGTTTGCTAGGTGCCACCTGGTCTAACAGTCATGATCCACAGCAGCCTGACACCTCCTCATAATGTTCTGTCATCTGCCTAGGCCTAAGCTTCAACTTGAGAGCCTGATTCTTTCTGGATTTGGCAGTGGGGGCAGACCCTAAAATTGAGTGCCAGGAACCTACAACAAGCTTTCATGTGAGTATATCTTACAGTTCAAAGttggaatgtcttttttttttctttgaggattGGAAACTTTACGATGATGATGTGCACATGCTGGCGTGGTTATATGCTTCACAGTGTATGACCACGCTTTATCAAATACATCCGAGAGCCTGCTGTCCACCAGGTTCTATGCTAAGCGCTTTACGCGCGTTACTGCTGATCCTCATTATAACCTCtgaaggtaaatatttttatcaccggatggagaaaccaaggctcagagaaatcACATCGTTAGTAAATTGTGTGACAGAAATGTAAACCCAGCCCTGTCTTCTCCGAAGCCTGCCAGGCCCCTTCCATGAAGGGTAAGGTCTAAAATATAGTAATGGCAAGTGAGTGCATTAAACAGAAACTGAAGGATTAGGTTGTTgcagtctttgtttttttcatgtcaaATGTGTTTTCAGTTAACTTCAAATACTATGAGGCAAATTTTACCTTGTGGTGATGACTCAGTTCAGTTGTGTTTTTGATCCTGCTTGGAAACCCAGAATGTACACAGCACAAAAGATGGTTCATAAATAGACTCATAAAAGGAAGGCCTGGAAATGAGGCATCTTCTAATACAGGCATGTTAGCTCTAAgggttttttttcattgtgaCATTGCTTTCTGAGCCAAAATAATGACAAATTGTTGGTGGCTATGGTTGGCTGTGGGGCCAGGGCCACCTTGGGATGTCCATTAAGGTCTGATATTGTCCAGCAGACCTGGCCTAGGCCCAGCCCCAGGTTGCAAGTTCCTGCAGCAGACTATTTGGTCAGTCACTGAGCCTTGTAATCACAACCTCTTGTGGCAAGAAAGGCTTTCAGTAACCAGATACCCTGAATTATGTGATGGCTCCACAAAGGGGTGTGTGACACATTGGGCTGAAGTCAGAGCACAGATTAGGGAGCTGAAGTCCCTCTGGCCTCTGTGGAATTCCACTGAAGTACACCCTGCAGCAATAACTGTATATTGTCTTACCCCCGATGCGTCCCTAAGCTGTGCCCTTCTCTCCAAAATAGCCTTGTAGCCTTTGCTGGATTAGGGTAGCCAACAGTGCATTCTGAGCACAAAGACTAGCACTGTGATTTAAAAGCTGGATAATTAACACTGGGAAAACTTGGACGCTGGGGGTGCAAAACCCAAATTATACCTCAAATACAGCGTGCCAGTAAAGCCCAGCTTGTCAGCTTTCTACTGGAGGCCTCACGAGGCTGAGTGTAACTGGGGAGTGTAACTTGGTTGGTGGGCAGGAGAATTTAAGGTCTCTCCATGGATTCCCACTCAAGTCAGCTCCCTGAGGGTTTTCTGGCATCAAAGCCCTTGGCTACTAGTTGGGTTCAGGCCCAGGCACAATTAGTGTCTCCGGCCGCAGTCCCAGCTTTGAGAGCTCCCAGACCGCCTCCGCCTTTTGAAGGATGGCAAATGTTCTTTAGCAAAGACTCCGACCAAAAGGCCTTTTATTCTTACGCCCTATTTCCATTCCCCAGAGCTGCAATCAAGGCCCGAACCCCACCAGCAGCACGCTGGGTGGTGCAGGTCCTTAAACCTTCACAGCTTCCAGGGGCTCGGACCTTTACCCTCGGCCACAAGCAGCCCCAGTGGCCCAGCTTTGCGACAAAGATTTCGCACGCGCACATCCCGCTTCCGGCCTGGGCCTCAGACGGGGAAACCTTGGGCTAAGGGCGGAGCCTAGGCTAGGGGCGGAGCCTTAGTGGGGCGGGGAAGGGGCGGGGCCTAAGCTACGGGCGGGGCGAgtcggggcggggcggggcggggccgatCGGGGCGGGGCCGCGGGTCTCTTACTGTGGTCGTCGCTTAGCGCTCTGTCGATGAAGGCTGCCGCCGGGTAGAAGAAGACACTGAGGTCGAAGGTGGGCAGGTCGTCGGCCTCCACGCCGTGGTACTGGATGTCCATGTCGCGGTAGTAGTCGGGCCCAGTGTCCACGTTCCAGCGGCCGTGGGCCGCGTTCAGCACGTGCGTGAACCCCGCCTTCTGCAGCCTATAGCGGTCCAGCGCCGTCGCCCTGGGCGCAGGGGAGAGAAATCTGTGGGCGCGCGGCGCCCTGCCCCGGGTCCGGGAAACTCAGGGGCCACCCACGCTTTCCGCTGTGGATTCCAGTTCCAGAATGAGGACTAGTTATTGCAAATGAAGTCCCAAAGCTCTGCTCTTACCCGGTCCCCTAGGCCACCTGCACTGTTTTGTGATTCTGGCTCGGCTGTCTCAAGAAAGGACAGGGTGGAGGCTGGGGTAGGCAAGCTGAGCTATTCGTTCGTCCATTAGTTCTTTCATCATTCAGTATACACAGCGGAACCTGGTGCTGGCCTCTACGGTGGTCGCAGATCTGGACCTGCCAAATCGCCTGAAAGCCCTCCAGAATAACCTGTTCATCAGGGCTGCCTTCTCCCAACCTCTGCTCTGAACCTGCTGGATGTTTTTAGGGTTTGGAGATGGACGCTCAACTGAATGGTTTAAAGCAAGGCCTTCCATAAGAGGATTGGATTGGGATTGGGCAAAGTTCACAAATTCACGTTGGCACGATGTGAACGGGAAAGTGTTGCTTTGGGGAGCTGTTGCCCAGCTGGGCAGAGCATTGTTCTGAGAAGGAGGGCTTTTTGAGCCATCTGTTGTTTGAATTGATTGCAGGGAAGTTCTTGAAGCCAGCAGTGAAGTTATTTAATGGGCTACAGCTTTATCTTTCTAGGCAAGAATTTCCAGGAACAGTAAAGTCCTCTTGAAGTAGGTGGCTCTGAAATATGACTCGATGAGAAGGCAGCATGGTGGGGCCGGAGTGGAGATGGGCTGCCAGAGGAAACACGGGTTCTTCCTGcctgtggggtggggcagggagaggcctGTGTCACTACAAGTGTCAACATTTGGTGatggaggggaagaaggaggcaAGCGCGGGCCAAGCCAAGGAAACAGCACCACCTGAGGTATGGAGGCTGGAGACAACGAAGGCCTTTCAGGAAGCATTGTCTATTTCCTGTAATCAATTATCCATCCCCAAATAATTATTTGcaatctattatgtgccaggcactgtgctgggtgctgatGGTAAAGAAATGAACAGGGGCcgagcacaatggctcacgcctataatcccagcactttcggaagccgaggcaggcaaatcacatgaggtcaggagttcgagaccagcctggtcaacgtggcgaaaccctgtctctactaataatacaaaaagaaaaaacaaaaaacagccaggtgtgatggcgcatgcctgcagtcccagctacttgggaggctgaggcacaagaatcgcttgaacccaggaagtggaggttgtcgtgagctgagaccacgccactgcactccagcctgggtgacagagtgaaactgtctcaaaaaacaaaagaacaggtTAGTGAAGTTCCCTCAGGAAGGTCAGATACTAATGGGGGTaggaaataaacaaagataattttagataGCAGTGAGAGCTATCCGAAGGACCTAAAACTTCATGACATGATACAAAATGACTGTGGTCCTGCTTCAGGCAAGGCGGTCAGGAAAGGCCACTGTGGGGAGGTGGTGTTTAAGCCAAGACTGAGGGATGAGAAGGCTGAGGAAGAGTTGGAGAGAAAGCGTTtcatccaggcagagggaacaactgctgagaacagaaaggaagccagtgtggctgaaGTGGCAAGGGGAATAGGAGTTTGGAAAGGTAGAGGGGCTGGAGCATGGTGGGCCCTGCCCGCCATAGGAAGGAGTATTATTGCAAGTGTGGTGGAAGTCTGCTAGAGGATTTTAAGAAAGAAGTAagcattgtttacttttttaaagatcaatctggccagacaaggtggctcacacctgtaatcctagcactttggggaggccaaagcgggagggtggcctgagaccaggagttcaagaccagcctgggcaacatcatgaaaccccatctctacaagatataagggaaaaaaattagccgggcatgctggcatgtgcctgtagtcccagctactggggaggctgaagtgggaggatcacctgagctcagggaggttgaggctgcagtgagctgtgattgcaccactgcactcagtctgAGCAgcagagactctgtctttaaaaaaaaaagaaaagaaaaaagaaagaaagaaaaagaaaaatcaatctgGCTGATGTGTGGGGATCCTGGATGCTAGGATCTGTGTTTGGGAGTCAAAGAGAGC is a genomic window containing:
- the DUSP29 gene encoding dual specificity phosphatase 29; its protein translation is MTSGEVKTSLKNAYSSAKRLSPKMEEEGEEEDYCTPGAFELERLFWKGSPQYTHVNEVWPKLYIGDEATALDRYRLQKAGFTHVLNAAHGRWNVDTGPDYYRDMDIQYHGVEADDLPTFDLSVFFYPAAAFIDRALSDDHSKILVHCVMGRSRSATLVLAYLMIHKDMTLVDAIQQVAKNRCVLPNRGFLKQLRELDKQLVQQRRRSQRQDGEEEDGREL